CGGCCGCCCTCCATCACCGCGATCCGGTCGGCCAGGGCCAGCGCCTCGGCCTGGTCGTGGGTGACGAAGACGGTGGTGACGCCCAGCTCGCGTTGCAGCCGCTTGAGGAACGTCCGCGCCTCCAGCCGCAGCCGGGCGTCCAGGTTGGACAGCGGCTCGTCGAGCAGGAAGACCTGCGGATGGCAGGCCATCGCCCGGGCGAGGGCGACCCGCTGCTGCTGGCCGCCGGAGAGCTGCCCGGGCCGGCGGTCCAGCAGCGCCGACAGGCCCAGCTCGTCGGCGGTCGCCGCGGCCTTGTCATGCCGGGCGGCCTTGCCGACCTTCTTGATCCGCAGCGGGTACGCGATGTTGTCCCGCACGGTCATGTGCGGGAAGAGCGCGTAGTCCTGGAAGACCATTGCCACGTCCCGCTGGCCGGGCGGCAGGTTCGTCACCGCGCGCTCGCCGATGCGTACGCTGCCGGCGGAGGCGAGTTCCAGCCCGGCGATGGTGCGCAGCAGGGTGGTCTTGCCGCAGCCGGAGGGGCCGAGCAGGGCGAAGAACTCGCCGTCGGCGATCTCCAGGTCGAGGGCGTCCAGGGCGCGTACCCCGTTGGGGTAGACCTTGGTCAGCTCGCGCAGGGTGATGGCGGACATCAGCGCTTGATCCCTCCGTGGAAGCGGAATCCGTACCTGCTGCTGACGAAGACGAACATCAGCGCCACCGGCAGCGAGTAGAGCAGTGAGAAGGTGGAGAGCAGCCGCAGGTCGGCCTGGCCGCCCTCGGTGTAGAGGGTGTACATGATCACGGCGGCGGGCCTCTTGTCCGGTCCGAGCAGCAGGAACGGGACGAGGAA
The window above is part of the Micromonospora inositola genome. Proteins encoded here:
- a CDS encoding ABC transporter ATP-binding protein, which gives rise to MSAITLRELTKVYPNGVRALDALDLEIADGEFFALLGPSGCGKTTLLRTIAGLELASAGSVRIGERAVTNLPPGQRDVAMVFQDYALFPHMTVRDNIAYPLRIKKVGKAARHDKAAATADELGLSALLDRRPGQLSGGQQQRVALARAMACHPQVFLLDEPLSNLDARLRLEARTFLKRLQRELGVTTVFVTHDQAEALALADRIAVMEGGRIRQVGTPTEVFRRPANTFVAGFIGSTPMNLVPARVHGDELAVAGVRLPVPEDVRGELTDGEQVVYGVRPEYLDYSPEPVPEALTGQVVVVENLGSFSLVSLDVPGEDDAATSVQVVVPEGREPDPGDTGWVVPRPGRSLVYRDGELVGGEKAAPVPAPRTGVGADA